In Oncorhynchus clarkii lewisi isolate Uvic-CL-2024 chromosome 2, UVic_Ocla_1.0, whole genome shotgun sequence, one DNA window encodes the following:
- the LOC139381161 gene encoding pleckstrin homology-like domain family A member 2 translates to MKMSAEQISEVLKEGELEKRSDNLLQFWKRKTCVLTTDSLNIYADTQKRTKSKELKLQSIKKVDCVERTGKFVYFTIVTTDNKEIDFRCSGEDNCWNAVITMALIDFQNRKAIQDFKTRQDDESGSPGQHESRMARAP, encoded by the coding sequence ATGAAAATGTCAGCAGAGCAGATTTCCGAGGTCCTgaaagagggagagctggagaagAGGAGTGACAACCTCCTTCAGTTCTGGAAAAGGAAGACATGTGTCCTGACCACGGATAGCCTCAACATCTACGCCGACACGCAGAAGCGCACCAAGAGCAAGGAGCTCAAACTCCAGTCTATCAAGAAAGTGGACTGTGTTGAGCGCACCGGCAAGTTTGTCTACTTCACTATTGTTACCACGGACAATAAGGAGATAGATTTCCGGTGCTCCGGTGAAGATAACTGCTGGAATGCAGTGATCACCATGGCACTGATTGACTTCCAGAACAGAAAGGCTATTCAGGACTTTAAAACGCGACAGGACGACGAGAGCGGGTCCCCGGGACAGCACGAGAGCCGCATGGCCAGAGCTCCCTGA